In the genome of Vicia villosa cultivar HV-30 ecotype Madison, WI linkage group LG7, Vvil1.0, whole genome shotgun sequence, one region contains:
- the LOC131621061 gene encoding cold and drought-regulated protein CORA-like, whose protein sequence is MDSKKAILLFGILVMILHIFSLVSARNLFGTSTNIKEEVVEKSNKINDAKYGYYGGGNHSGGYHGGGGHQGGGGYHGGSSYRRSGNRDSYCHNGCCDGFYYNSCGRCC, encoded by the exons ATGGATTCAAAAAAAGCAATCCTTCTTTTTGGTATATTGGTCATGATTCTTCATATCTTCTCGCTGGTGTCCGCGCGGAACTTATTTGGGACATCAACTAATATTAAAGAGG aagttgttgaaaagtcaaataaaataaatgatgccAAATATGGTTATTATGGTGGTGGTAACCATAGTGGTGGTTACCATGGTGGTGGTGGTCACCAAGGTGGTGGTGGTTACCATGGCGGTAGCAGCTATAGGAGAAGTGGGAATCGAGATAGTTACTGCCACAACGGCTGTTGTGATGGGTTTTATTACAATAGTTGCGGAAGGTGTTGCTAA
- the LOC131617695 gene encoding uncharacterized protein LOC131617695 isoform X1 — translation MDSKKAILLFSILVMVLHIFSMVSARNLSGTSTNIKEGEVLMLIGASRNKVSKARLRLRDFGSNKQDLCREVRLAASKRAFQWRTNFPGRYAAALAAKQSPVYCSRYFCNTCSPLSEVWPLSGRSRNCVYISSFVTFLGYGFGEFLVPTPLFSFLE, via the exons ATGGATTCGAAAAAAGCCATCCTCCTTTTTAGTATATTGGTCATGGTTCTTCATATCTTCTCAATGGTGTCCGCACGGAACTTATCTGGGACATCCACTAATATTAAAGAGGGTGAG gtattgatgcttattggagcctcgaggaataaagtgtcgaaggcacggctccgattgcgcgattttggatcaaataagcaagatttgtgcagagaggtccgcttagcggcgtcTAAGCGCGCTTTTCAGTGGCGAACCAATTTTCCTGGCCGCTATGCAgcagctctggccgctaagcagagccctgtttactgttctagatatttttgtaatacgtgtagtccgctcagcgaggtttggccgctaagcggccgtagcagaaattgtgtttatatttcttcatttgtaacatttctagggtatggttttggagagtttttggttccaactccattattttcattcttagagtag
- the LOC131617695 gene encoding glycine-rich protein DC7.1-like isoform X3, producing the protein MDSKKAILLFSILVMVLHIFSMVSARNLSGTSTNIKEEVGGSHGGGGGGYGGHRVGGGYHGGGRYGRRRNRGSYCHNGCCDGLYANGCGRCCSYTRKVNGVHM; encoded by the exons ATGGATTCGAAAAAAGCCATCCTCCTTTTTAGTATATTGGTCATGGTTCTTCATATCTTCTCAATGGTGTCCGCACGGAACTTATCTGGGACATCCACTAATATTAAAGAGG AAGTTGGTGGTAGTCATGGTGGTGGTGGAGGTGGTTATGGTGGTCACCGAGTCGGTGGTGGTTACCATGGTGGTGGCAGATATGGGAGAAGAAGGAATCGAGGTAGTTACTGCCACAACGGCTGTTGTGATGGGTTATATGCCAATGGTTGCGGAAGGTGTTGCTCATATACTCGTAAAGTTAATGGTGTACATATGTAA
- the LOC131617695 gene encoding uncharacterized protein LOC131617695 isoform X2 has translation MDSKKAILLFSILVMVLHIFSMVSARNLSGTSTNIKEGEKLVVVMVVVEVVMVVTESVVVTMVVADMGEEGIEVVTATTAVVMGYMPMVAEGVAHILVKLMVYICNSDISEVEILFKCIIIIKCYCEKSKNSITTVG, from the exons ATGGATTCGAAAAAAGCCATCCTCCTTTTTAGTATATTGGTCATGGTTCTTCATATCTTCTCAATGGTGTCCGCACGGAACTTATCTGGGACATCCACTAATATTAAAGAGGGTGAG AAGTTGGTGGTAGTCATGGTGGTGGTGGAGGTGGTTATGGTGGTCACCGAGTCGGTGGTGGTTACCATGGTGGTGGCAGATATGGGAGAAGAAGGAATCGAGGTAGTTACTGCCACAACGGCTGTTGTGATGGGTTATATGCCAATGGTTGCGGAAGGTGTTGCTCATATACTCGTAAAGTTAATGGTGTACATATGTAATAGTGATATTTCAGAAGTGGAAATCTTGTTTAAATGCATCATCATTATAAAATGTTATTGTGAAAAATCAAAGAATTCAATAACCACCGTAGGATAA